Below is a genomic region from Azospirillum brasilense.
TGATACCGTGTTGTGAGAAGGGATGCGCAGGCGGCGGTTTTGGCCGTTGGCCGCGGACCGGTTCCGGGTGGGACTGGCATCGCGGGTCGCTTGAGCATCTCGGTCAAGCAGTAAGAGACGAACAGTTTCGAAAGCTTGGGTTGAGGTCGCGTTGAGCGGCCCTGTCAAGTGGATGCTTCGGTATCCAGCTTGAACCTGAGAGTTTGATCCTGGCTCAGAACGAACGCTGGCGGCATGCCTAACACATGCAAGTCGAACGAGGGCTTCGGCCCTAGTGGCGCACGGGTGAGTAACACGTGGGAACCTGCCTTTCGGTTCGGGATAACGTCTGGAAACGGACGCTAACACCGGATACGTCCTTCGGGAGAAAGTTTACGCCGAGAGAGGGGCCCGCGTCCGATTAGGTAGTTGGTGGGGTAATGGCCCACCAAGCCGACGATCGGTAGCTGGTCTGAGAGGATGATCAGCCACACTGGGACTGAGACACGGCCCAGACTCCTACGGGAGGCAGCAGTGGGGAATATTGGACAATGGGGGCAACCCTGATCCAGCAATGCCGCGTGAGTGATGAAGGCCTTAGGGTTGTAAAGCTCTTTCGCACGCGACGATGATGACGGTAGCGTGAGAAGAAGCCCCGGCTAACTTCGTGCCAGCAGCCGCGGTAATACGAAGGGGGCGAGCGTTGTTCGGAATTACTGGGCGTAAAGGGCGCGTAGGCGGCCCGATCAGTCAGATGTGAAAGCCCCGGGCTCAACCTGGGAACTGCATTTGATACTGTCGGGCTTGAGTTCCGGAGAGGATGGTGGAATTCCCAGTGTAGAGGTGAAATTCGTAGATATTGGGAAGAACACCGGTGGCGAAGGCGGCCATCTGGACGGACACTGACGCTGAGGCGCGAAAGCGTGGGGAGCAAACAGGATTAGATACCCTGGTAGTCCACGCCGTAAACGATGAATGCTAGACGCTGGGGTGCATGCACTTCGGTGTCGCCGCTAACGCATTAAGCATTCCGCCTGGGGAGTACGGCCGCAAGGTTAAAACTCAAAGGAATTGACGGGGGCCCGCACAAGCGGTGGAGCATGTGGTTTAATTCGAAGCAACGCGCAGAACCTTACCAACCCTTGACATGTCCACTACCGGCTCGAGAGATCGGGCTTTCAGTTCGGCTGGGTGGAACACAGGTGCTGCATGGCTGTCGTCAGCTCGTGTCGTGAGATGTTGGGTTAAGTCCCGCAACGAGCGCAACCCCTACCGCCAGTTGCCATCATTCAGTTGGGCACTCTGGTGGAACTGCCGGTGACAAGCCGGAGGAAGGCGGGGATGACGTCAAGTCCTCATGGCCCTTATGGGTTGGGCTACACACGTGCTACAATGGCGGTGACAGTGGGATGCGAAGTCGCAAGATGGAGCCAATCCCCAAAAGCCGTCTCAGTTCGGATTGCACTCTGCAACTCGGGTGCATGAAGTTGGAATCGCTAGTAATCGCGGATCAGCACGCCGCGGTGAATACGTTCCCGGGCCTTGTACACACCGCCCGTCACACCATGGGAGTTGGCTTTACCCGAAGGTGGTGCGCTAACCCGGCAACGGGAGGCAGCCAACCACGGTCAGGTCAGCGACTGGGGTGAAGTCGTAACAAGGTAGCCGTAGGGGAACCTGCGGCTGGATCACCTCCTTTCTAAGGAAAAGCCGGCCCGTCCATCGGGCCGCGAGCCATCCCAAAGCCGCCGCCGGCGCATCCCTTCTCACGGATCTCATCGTTGCCAACCAAGTGATGAGCTTGGGCAGCGAGGGGCTAGTAGCTCAGTTGGTTAGAGCGCGCGCTTGATAAGCGTGAGGTCGGAGGTTCAAATCCTCCCTGGCCCACCACCCATCAGGCGACACCGCGTCACACCGACATGGGGGCATAGCTCAGTTGGGAGAGCGCCTGCTTTGCAAGCAGGAGGTCGTCGGTTCGATCCCGTCTGCCTCCACCAGTTCTCTGGTGTCGAGGCCCCGGGGTTGGGAACGGATGTTCCGGCAGAGATCCGTCAGAAGGAAACGCAACACGGAAACGTGAGCTTCGGGCTCCTCATCGAGGGGACTGGAGCGGGATCATGGACAGTGTGAAGACGATTGTTAAGTGACCGAGGACGGACCTCGGGCCGGCTCTGAAGAAGAGTTGGTTCGATGGTCAATGCATCTTGCGGCGTTGTGCGTGCGTCTGGGCTTGCCCCTGCGCGTGGCGCAACCGCTGAGTTTAGGATCAAGCGTCTGAAGGGCATCTGGTGGATGCCTTGGCACTGAGAGGCGATGAAGGACGCAGCACGTTGCGATAAGCCATGGGGAGCCGCGAGCAGGCTTTGATCCGTGGATTTCCGAATGGGGCAACCCACCGCGCAAGCGGTATCCCGCACTGAATCCATAGGTGCGGGAGGCGAACCCGGCGAACTGAAACATCTAAGTAGCCGGAGGAAAGGACATCAACCGAGACTCCGCTAGTAGTGGCGAGCGAACGCGGACCAGGCCAGTCATTCAGTCTACATAACCGGAACCGTCTGGAAAGGCGGGCCAGAGCGGGTGATAGCCCCGTACGGGTAAACCGGACTGAATGCTCGAGTAGGGCGGGGCACGTGAAACCCTGTCCGAACATGGGGGGACCACCCTCCAAGCCTAAGTACTCCTCAGTGACCGATAGTGCACCAGTACCGTGAGGGAAAGGTGAAAAGCACCCCGACGAGGGGAGTGAAACAGTTCCTGAAACCGGATGCCTACAAGCAGTCGGAGCCGCCTTGCGCGGTGACGGCGTACCTTTTGTATAATGGGTCAGCGACTTACAGTAAGCAGCGAGCTTAAGGCGATAGCCGGAGGCGCAGCGAAAGCGAGTCTGAACAGGGCGCTTGAGTTGCTTGCTGTAGACCCGAAACCCGGTGATCTAGCCATGGGCAGGTTGAAGGTGCGGTAACACGCACTGGAGGACCGAACTCACGCCTGTTGAAAAAGTCGGAGATGACCTGTGGCTAGGGGTGAAAGGCCAATCAAACCGGGAAATAGCTGGTTCTCCGCGAAAGCTATTTAGGTAGCGCGTCGGGCGATTGCCCACGGGGGTAGAGCACTGGATGGGCTAGGGGGCCTCGCGGCTTACCAAACCTAACCAAACTCCGAATACCGTGGAGCACAGCCCGGCAGACAGACGGTGGGTGCTAAGGTCCATCGTCGAGAGGGAAACAGCCCAGACCGCCAGCTAAGGTCCCCAAATCACGGCTAAGTGGGAAAGGATGTGGGAAGGCCATGACAACCAGGAGGTTGGCTTAGAAGCAGCCATCCTTTAAAGAAAGCGTAATAGCTCACTGGTCTAGTTAAGCCGGCCTGCGCCGAAAATGTATCGGGGCTCAAGCCGTGTACCGAAGCTGCGGATGTGATCTCTGATCACGTGGTAGCGGAGCGTTCCGTAAGCCTGCGAAGGGTCCCCGCGAGGGTGCCTGGAGGTATCGGAAGTGAGAATGCTGACATGAGTAGCGACAAACAGTGTGAGAAACACTGTCGCCGAAAGTCCAAGGGTTCCTGCGCAAGGTTAATCCACGCAGGGTGAGCCGGCCCCTAAGGCGAGGCCGAAAGGCGTAGTCGATGGGAACCACGTTAATATTCGTGGGCCAGCGGGTGTGTGACGAATGGGAAAGCGTGTCGGGCCTTATCGGATTGGCCCGGGGGGACCCGTTCCAGGAAACAGCCCCCGCATCAGACCGTACCCCAAACCGACACAGGTGGACTGGTAGAGTATACCCAGGCGCTTGAGAGAATGGTGTTGAAGGAACTCGGCAAATTGCCCTCGTAACTTCGGAAGAAGAGGGCCCCGTCGCGGCGCAAGCCGGGGCGGGGGGCACAGACCAGGGGGTGGCGACTGTTTACTAAAAACACAGGGCTCTGCGAAGCCGTACAAGGCGACGTATAGGGTCTGACGCCTGCCCGGTGCCGGAAGGTTAAGAGGAGGGGTTCACGCTCCGAATTGAAGCCCCGGTAAACGGCGGCCGTAACTATAACGGTCCTAAGGTAGCGAAATTCCTTGTCGGGTAAGTTCCGACCTGCACGAATGGCGTAACGACTTCCCCGCTGTCTCCAACACCAACTCAGCGAAATTGAACTCTCCGTGAAGATGCGGAGTACCCGCGGTCAGACGGAAAGACCCCGTGCACCTTTACTACAGCTTTGCAGTGGTGCTAGGGATCTCATGTGTAGGATAGGTGGGAGGCTAGGAAACCCGGGCGCCAGCTCGGGCGGAGCCATCCTTGAAATACCACCCTTGAGGTCTCTGGCATCTAACCGCGCTCCGTCGATCCGGAGCCGGGACCCTGCATGGCGGGTAGTTTGACTGGGGCGGTCGCCTCCCAAAGTGTAACGGAGGCGCGCGATGGTGGGCTCAGAGCGGTCGGAAATCGCTCGACGAGTGCAATGGCATAAGCCCGCCTGACTGCAAGACAGACAAGTCGAGCAGAGACGAAAGTCGGCCATAGTGATCCGGTGGTCCCACGTGGACGGGCCATCGCTCAACGGATAAAAGGTACGCCGGGGATAACAGGCTGATGACTCCCAAGAGTCCATATCGACGGAGTCGTTTGGCACCTCGATGTCGGCTCATCACATCCTGGGGCTGGAGCAGGTCCCAAGGGTTCGGCTGTTCGCCGATTAAAGTGGTACGTGAGCTGGGTTTAGAACGTCGTGAGACAGTTCGGTCCCTATCTGCCGTGGGTGTCGGAGTTTTGCGAGGATCTGTCCCTAGTACGAGAGGACCGGGATGGACATACCTCTGGTGCACCGGTTGTCACGCCAGTGGCATGGCCGGGTAGCTAAGTATGGACGGGATAACCGCTGAAAGCATCTAAGCGGGAAACCCACCTCAAAACCAGAACTCCCTTGAGAGCCGTGACAGACCATCACGTCGATAGGAGGCATGTGGACGGGCGGCAACGCCTGAAGCTGAGCCTTACTAATCGCTCGATCGGCTTGATCCTTCCCAGCAGGATGCCCGCGCGCAGCGGCAAGCCCTGGGCGCACGAGCCAACACCGCAAGACCAAGAACGCAGACGTCCTCACTTAACGAAACCCGCCCGTCCGGTCCGGATGGTTCGCGTGTGCCTTGGTGACCTGGTGGTCATGGCGAGGCTCCCAACACCCGATCCCATTCCGAACTCGGCCGTGAAACGCCTCAGCGCCAATGGTACTGCGTCTTAAGACGTGGGAGAGTAGGTCGCCGCCAGGTCACCACGGCACACGCCAAGCCATCAAGGACTTGGATGGATGGGTTTCAACCACACTCGACAATCGTCATTGCACTGCCGGTTCCCAGCAGCCCAACACCCGCGGGGTGGAGCAGCCCGGTAGCTCGTCAGGCTCATAACCTGAAGGTCGCAGGTTCAAATCCTGCCCCCGCAACCAAATCACCTGTTCGCCAAGGCCGGTTCCCATTCGGGACCGGCCTTTCGCATTTCCTGACCGCAGATCCGATCAAGGCGCTTCGGGTCATGAGGCCGCATCGCCAGCCTCGTCGACAATTTCGGATGTTGGCTCCGGTTTTGGGGGGGTGAATTGTGCCGTTTTAGCACCAAGGCTGCTGCATACTTCCGCCCTTTCAGTCGAAATCGAGGGCTCGGGCGCCGAGGAACGCCATTTTTTTGCCTGATCGTGTCCCGAAGCGTGGTGTAAGAGCCGAGGCGTTCATCTGGTCTCCGGCAGGTCTGGCCGAGAGGGCCACGTGGCCGCAGTAGGCAACGTGAGGACGAGATCATCGCGCAGTGGAGCGATGGTTTCCAGGGTCATGTAGCGCGCCCGCTGCACGGCCCATTCGTCGTTCTGTTCGAGCAGGATGGCGCCGATCAGCCGGGTGATCGCCGCCTCGTTGGGGAAGATGCCGACGATCTCGGTGCGCCGCTTGATCTCTCCGTTCAACCGTTCCAGCGGGTTCGTACTGTGGATCTTGGCCCGATGCTCCTTGGGAAAGGTCATGAAGGCCAGCACATCCTCCCCGGCCTCGTCGAGCAGGGCGGCCAACTTGGGCAGCTTGGGGCGGACCTGATCGGCGACTTGGCGCCACTGCGCCTTGGCGGCGCCGGCGTTATCCTGGGCGAACGCAGTGGCGATGAAGGCCGACACCACGCGCCGGCCGCTCCGGCCGGCATGCGCCAGCGCGTTGCGCATGAAGTGTACCCGACAGCGCTGCCACGTGGCGCGGAACACCTTGGACACGGCGGCCTTGATGCCTTCGTGGGCGTCGGAGATCACCAGCTTCACCCCGGCCAGCCCACGACGCTTCAGCTTGCGCAGGAACTCGGTCCAGAAAGTTTCGGCCTCCGAGGTACCGAGTTGCGCGCCGTCGTGCCGCGCCGCGTCGGTGACGATGAAGCGCCGGATCAGACGGAACCGGCGGTCGATGGTGATGTGCGACTTGTAGCCGAACGCCGGGATCAGAAGTCCCTCCACCATGCGCGCC
It encodes:
- a CDS encoding IS256 family transposase, which codes for MAGQAGLFDLQDRYAELSKSGDPLERLLSVVDFEVFRPTLDAALGRKDRSRGGRPPLDAVMMFKILVLQALYGLSDEQAEYQVRDRLSFMRFLGLGLGDRVPDRTTIWLFREALVTAGAMEGLFARFDADLKERGYFALGGQIIDASIVEAPRQRLTREEKRQIRDGEDPPWPPAKARQKDTQARWTVKRGRVKAKPGPTLDGSEARMVEGLLIPAFGYKSHITIDRRFRLIRRFIVTDAARHDGAQLGTSEAETFWTEFLRKLKRRGLAGVKLVISDAHEGIKAAVSKVFRATWQRCRVHFMRNALAHAGRSGRRVVSAFIATAFAQDNAGAAKAQWRQVADQVRPKLPKLAALLDEAGEDVLAFMTFPKEHRAKIHSTNPLERLNGEIKRRTEIVGIFPNEAAITRLIGAILLEQNDEWAVQRARYMTLETIAPLRDDLVLTLPTAATWPSRPDLPETR